A portion of the Faecalibacterium sp. I3-3-89 genome contains these proteins:
- a CDS encoding efflux RND transporter permease subunit — protein sequence MKKLARAIVRMRRLILIAAVLLLIPAAVGAVATPINYDILSYLPQELDSRVGQLLLETDYHLASTNMITVEGMPTNELLAMKAEIDEVPDVLNTFWLSDVLDPAVPVEMLPADLQQFLFGKNDSTILIVQLGGSSVSEETMGAVAQIKKILRKNCFFGGISVILSDTKELVMGEMPLYVLCAVAGCLLVLFLSLESWLTPFLFMLGLLFPLVYNFGTNIFLGQVCFITEALAAVLQLGVTMDFSIFLLHRYEEEKASCASNEEAMENAICKTMSSIAASSLTTIAGFLALCAMQLTLGADLGVVMAKGVALGVLCTIVILPSLILFFDRWVEKYRHRTFMPRLTHLSHFVSKHPVPVVAVFLLLMIPFGLAQSRTDIYYNIFAALPQDMPGIVGTNKLGEDFGMMTNHFILVREELTASQVSGLCDEIKGVDGITQVVSLDSIAGPGFETELLPDELMNIVQNGGYKLILANGCYKSGSDALNAQVDELVRLVKTADPEGLVTGEGAMMKDLVEIADEDFKNVNIWSIAAVLVIIALSFRSLSVPVLLVASIEAAIAINMGIPYFIDGSLPFIASIVIGTIQLGATVDYSILMTTRYREERLALRSPKAAAQQALEHCSQSILTSGLTFFAATFGVAAISRVELLESICLLISRGALISMAVILLVLPAALMLLDGLICRTTYHWLTAPNAAKE from the coding sequence ATGAAAAAACTAGCGCGGGCCATCGTGCGGATGCGCAGGCTCATCCTCATTGCGGCGGTGCTGCTGCTCATCCCGGCGGCAGTGGGGGCCGTCGCCACGCCCATCAACTACGACATCCTCTCCTATCTGCCGCAGGAGCTGGACTCCCGGGTGGGGCAGCTGCTCTTAGAGACGGACTACCATCTGGCGTCCACCAACATGATCACTGTGGAGGGGATGCCCACAAACGAGCTGCTGGCCATGAAGGCCGAGATCGACGAGGTGCCGGACGTGCTGAACACCTTCTGGCTCAGCGATGTGCTGGACCCGGCGGTGCCGGTGGAGATGCTGCCGGCAGACCTTCAGCAGTTCCTGTTCGGCAAGAACGACTCCACCATCCTCATCGTCCAGCTGGGTGGCTCCAGCGTCAGCGAGGAGACGATGGGGGCCGTGGCCCAGATCAAAAAAATACTGCGGAAGAACTGCTTCTTCGGCGGCATCAGCGTCATCCTGAGCGACACCAAGGAGCTGGTCATGGGGGAGATGCCCCTGTATGTGCTCTGCGCCGTGGCGGGGTGTCTGCTGGTGCTCTTCCTCTCGCTGGAAAGCTGGCTCACGCCCTTCCTCTTCATGCTGGGGCTGCTCTTCCCGCTGGTGTATAACTTTGGCACGAATATTTTTCTGGGGCAGGTCTGCTTCATCACCGAGGCGCTGGCGGCAGTTTTGCAGCTGGGCGTGACGATGGATTTTTCCATCTTCCTGCTCCACCGCTACGAGGAGGAAAAAGCCTCCTGTGCCTCCAACGAAGAGGCGATGGAGAACGCCATCTGCAAGACCATGAGCTCCATCGCGGCGTCCAGCCTCACCACCATCGCGGGCTTTCTGGCCCTCTGTGCCATGCAGCTGACGCTGGGCGCAGACCTTGGCGTCGTCATGGCGAAGGGCGTGGCGCTGGGCGTCCTCTGCACCATCGTCATCCTGCCCTCGCTCATCCTCTTCTTTGACCGGTGGGTGGAAAAATACCGCCACCGCACCTTCATGCCGCGGCTCACCCATCTGAGCCATTTTGTCTCCAAGCACCCGGTGCCTGTGGTGGCGGTCTTTCTCCTGCTGATGATCCCCTTCGGGCTGGCTCAGAGCAGGACGGACATCTACTACAATATTTTTGCGGCTCTGCCGCAGGATATGCCCGGCATCGTGGGCACGAACAAGCTGGGCGAAGACTTTGGCATGATGACCAACCACTTCATCCTCGTCCGGGAGGAGCTGACGGCCTCGCAGGTATCCGGTCTCTGCGACGAGATCAAGGGGGTGGACGGCATCACGCAGGTGGTCAGCCTCGACTCCATCGCAGGCCCCGGCTTCGAGACGGAGCTTCTGCCCGACGAACTGATGAACATCGTGCAGAACGGCGGCTATAAGCTCATCCTCGCCAACGGCTGCTACAAATCCGGCAGCGACGCCCTCAATGCGCAGGTGGACGAGCTGGTCCGCCTCGTCAAGACCGCGGACCCCGAGGGCCTCGTCACCGGCGAGGGAGCCATGATGAAGGACCTCGTGGAGATCGCGGACGAGGACTTCAAAAACGTCAACATCTGGTCCATCGCGGCGGTGCTGGTCATCATCGCGCTGTCCTTCCGCAGCCTGTCGGTGCCGGTGCTGCTGGTGGCCAGCATCGAGGCGGCCATCGCCATCAATATGGGCATCCCCTATTTCATCGACGGCTCGCTGCCCTTCATCGCCAGCATCGTCATCGGCACCATCCAGCTGGGCGCGACGGTGGACTACTCCATCCTCATGACCACCCGCTACCGCGAAGAGCGGCTGGCCCTCCGCTCGCCCAAGGCGGCGGCACAGCAGGCCCTCGAGCACTGCAGCCAGAGCATCCTCACCAGCGGCCTGACCTTCTTCGCGGCCACCTTCGGCGTCGCGGCCATCAGCCGGGTGGAGCTGCTGGAAAGCATCTGCCTGCTCATCTCCCGGGGTGCGCTCATCAGCATGGCGGTCATTCTGCTGGTGCTGCCCGCCGCGCTGATGCTGCTGGACGGCCTCATCTGCCGCACGACATACCACTGGCTCACCGCCCCCAACGCTGCAAAGGAGTGA
- a CDS encoding GntP family permease, protein MTAVATPDAARLVFAAVAGLILLLVLIIKFKVHAMISILIGAVGIGLMAGMPLSDIIGSVNEGIGNTLKGIALLVGLGSMFGAILEESGGAQTLAVTMVRKFGDEKAAWALGITGLVVAMPVFFDAGLIILIPLAFSLAKRTKRSVLYYVIPLLAGLAVGHAFIPPTPGPVLVASMLGVDLGWVILIGIFCGIFAMIAAGPIWGSICGKKYMVEVPEHIAQQADIDESKLPKFGTIVGIIMIPLLLIIANSVAKVVPALAGIQPVLAFLGEPFMALLLATIAAMYLLGTRHGYTNAQLEKIMTKSLEPTGMILLVTACGGVLRYMLQNSGLGDVIGNAVANASLPLVLVAFIVAALVRISVGSATVAMTMAAGIISAMPGISELSPLYLACVTAAIAGGSTVCSHFNDSGFWLVKSLVGMDEKTTLKTWTIMETLVGGVGFLVALIISFFA, encoded by the coding sequence ATGACAGCAGTTGCAACACCCGATGCGGCACGGCTGGTTTTTGCTGCCGTGGCTGGTCTGATCCTATTGCTCGTTCTCATTATCAAGTTCAAGGTACACGCCATGATCTCCATCCTGATCGGTGCGGTGGGCATCGGCCTGATGGCCGGTATGCCCCTGTCCGACATCATCGGCTCGGTGAACGAGGGCATCGGCAACACCTTAAAGGGCATCGCTCTTCTGGTGGGTCTGGGCTCCATGTTCGGTGCCATTCTGGAAGAATCCGGCGGCGCACAGACGCTGGCCGTGACCATGGTGCGGAAGTTCGGTGACGAAAAGGCCGCATGGGCACTGGGCATCACCGGCCTTGTGGTGGCCATGCCGGTCTTCTTCGACGCCGGCCTCATCATCCTCATCCCGCTGGCCTTCTCTCTGGCAAAACGCACCAAGCGCTCCGTTCTGTACTACGTCATCCCCCTGCTGGCCGGTCTGGCTGTCGGCCACGCATTCATCCCTCCCACGCCGGGTCCTGTGCTGGTGGCTAGCATGCTGGGCGTTGACCTCGGCTGGGTCATCCTCATCGGCATCTTCTGCGGCATCTTTGCCATGATCGCCGCCGGTCCCATCTGGGGCAGCATCTGCGGCAAAAAGTACATGGTCGAAGTCCCCGAGCACATTGCACAGCAGGCAGACATTGACGAGAGCAAGCTGCCCAAGTTTGGCACCATCGTGGGCATCATCATGATCCCGCTGCTGCTCATCATTGCAAACTCTGTGGCCAAGGTCGTTCCCGCTCTGGCTGGCATCCAGCCGGTTCTGGCCTTCCTCGGCGAGCCCTTTATGGCTCTGCTGCTGGCCACCATCGCTGCTATGTACCTGCTGGGCACCCGTCACGGCTACACCAACGCCCAGCTGGAAAAGATCATGACCAAATCTCTGGAGCCTACCGGCATGATCCTGCTGGTCACTGCCTGCGGCGGCGTGTTGCGCTATATGCTGCAGAACTCCGGCCTGGGCGATGTCATCGGCAACGCCGTGGCAAACGCCAGCCTGCCGCTGGTTCTGGTGGCCTTCATCGTGGCTGCCCTGGTGCGCATCTCGGTGGGTTCCGCTACCGTGGCAATGACCATGGCTGCGGGCATCATCTCCGCCATGCCCGGCATCAGCGAACTCAGCCCCCTCTACCTCGCTTGTGTCACCGCTGCCATCGCAGGCGGCTCCACCGTCTGTTCTCACTTCAACGACTCCGGTTTCTGGCTGGTCAAGAGCCTTGTCGGTATGGATGAAAAGACTACCCTCAAGACTTGGACCATCATGGAAACGCTGGTCGGCGGCGTAGGTTTCCTCGTCGCACTGATCATCTCCTTCTTCGCCTGA
- the ilvD gene encoding dihydroxy-acid dehydratase, translating into MRSQEVRTLAPENDPLKMGMGWKVEDLAKPQIMVESTFGDSHPGSAHLDQFVKEAVQAVNDNGGKAARYFATDMCDGIAQGHDGINYSLPHRDAIVNLVEAQANASVYDGGVFIASCDKSVPAMLMSIGRLKEMSAIVVTGGVMEAHTLPKEYVVNDPACAINELLTLEQIGKFDAWEKTGVIPNSQLDYYKHNACPSCGACSFMGTASTMQIMAEALGLMLPGTALMPATAPELKQAAYDAGKQLMELVKKGITAKDIVTKKSFENAIMVHAAISGSTNATMHLPAIAHEFGIEIDADTFDRMHRGAHYLLNIRPSGDWPAQYFYYAGGVPRVMEEIKSMLHLDVMTVTGKTLGENLEELKKNGFYQHCDAILAEKTAGFARPVSREDIIHSFDHAKGTDGSIAILKGNLAPEGCVIKHTACPKNMFEATLRAKPYDSEEECISAVLHGEVKPGDAIFIRYEGPRGSGMPEMFYTGEAICADPKLASSVALITDGRFSGASRGPVIGHVSPEAAVGGPIALVEPDDLIQIDVHNRKLAIVGVKGEAKTPEEMDAILAERRANWKPKAPKYTKGLLKLYSQHAVSPMKGAYME; encoded by the coding sequence TTGCGTTCACAGGAAGTCCGCACTTTAGCACCCGAGAATGACCCGCTGAAGATGGGTATGGGCTGGAAGGTCGAGGACCTTGCAAAGCCCCAGATCATGGTGGAGAGCACCTTCGGCGACAGCCATCCCGGCAGTGCCCATCTGGATCAGTTCGTCAAGGAGGCCGTGCAGGCGGTCAACGATAACGGCGGCAAGGCGGCCCGCTATTTTGCCACCGATATGTGCGACGGCATCGCACAGGGGCATGACGGCATCAACTACTCTCTGCCCCACCGTGACGCCATCGTGAATCTGGTGGAGGCACAGGCAAACGCCAGCGTCTATGACGGCGGCGTGTTCATCGCCAGCTGCGACAAATCCGTGCCCGCCATGCTGATGAGCATCGGCCGTCTGAAGGAGATGAGCGCCATCGTGGTCACCGGCGGCGTGATGGAAGCCCACACCCTGCCCAAGGAGTATGTGGTCAACGACCCCGCCTGCGCCATCAACGAACTGCTGACGCTGGAGCAGATCGGCAAGTTTGACGCATGGGAAAAGACCGGCGTCATCCCCAACAGCCAGCTGGATTATTACAAGCACAACGCCTGCCCCAGCTGCGGTGCCTGCTCCTTTATGGGCACCGCCTCCACCATGCAGATCATGGCAGAAGCACTGGGTCTGATGCTGCCGGGCACCGCCCTGATGCCCGCCACCGCCCCGGAGCTGAAGCAGGCCGCCTACGATGCCGGCAAGCAGCTGATGGAGCTGGTCAAGAAGGGCATCACCGCCAAGGACATCGTGACCAAGAAGAGCTTCGAGAACGCCATCATGGTGCACGCCGCCATTTCCGGCTCCACCAACGCCACCATGCACCTGCCCGCCATCGCCCACGAGTTCGGCATTGAGATCGACGCCGACACCTTTGACCGGATGCATCGCGGCGCACACTACCTGCTGAACATCCGTCCCTCCGGCGACTGGCCCGCACAGTACTTCTACTACGCAGGCGGCGTGCCCCGGGTGATGGAGGAAATCAAGTCCATGCTGCATCTGGATGTGATGACCGTCACCGGCAAGACGCTGGGCGAGAATCTGGAAGAGCTGAAGAAGAACGGCTTCTACCAGCACTGCGACGCCATTCTGGCAGAAAAGACCGCCGGTTTTGCCCGCCCGGTCAGCCGCGAGGACATCATCCACAGCTTTGATCACGCCAAGGGCACCGACGGCAGCATCGCCATCCTGAAGGGCAACCTTGCCCCGGAAGGCTGCGTCATCAAGCACACCGCCTGCCCCAAGAATATGTTTGAAGCCACCCTGCGCGCCAAGCCCTACGATAGCGAGGAGGAGTGCATCTCCGCTGTGCTGCACGGCGAAGTGAAGCCCGGTGACGCCATCTTTATCCGCTACGAGGGCCCGCGCGGCAGCGGTATGCCCGAGATGTTCTACACCGGCGAAGCCATCTGCGCCGACCCGAAGCTGGCTTCCAGCGTGGCCCTCATCACCGACGGCCGCTTCTCCGGCGCAAGCCGCGGCCCGGTCATCGGCCATGTCAGCCCGGAGGCTGCCGTGGGCGGCCCCATCGCACTGGTGGAGCCGGACGACCTGATCCAGATCGACGTGCATAACCGCAAGCTGGCCATCGTTGGCGTGAAGGGCGAGGCAAAGACCCCCGAAGAAATGGACGCCATCCTCGCCGAGCGCCGCGCCAACTGGAAGCCCAAGGCTCCCAAGTACACCAAGGGTCTGCTGAAGCTCTACTCTCAGCACGCCGTCAGCCCCATGAAGGGTGCATACATGGAGTAA
- a CDS encoding FadR/GntR family transcriptional regulator: MSDFSHLKNKLLAEQVEDQIYHYILDTPIEPGAKLPNEFALGEKFRVGRSTIREAIKLLSSKGIVEVRQGSGTYVVTTVKGLSDPLNLRSVQDKNALAFDLVNVRLLLEPGIAEMAAQNATPEDIERLRRLCERVETKIRDGERYIEDDIAFHTCIAESSKNLVVGQLIPIIDTAVMMFVNVTHKKLIDETIMTHRMITEAITNHDPLGARSAMVMHLNFNRTYIKKVYDGEDPDDGTIGMAAFVK; this comes from the coding sequence ATGAGTGACTTTTCACACTTAAAGAACAAGCTGCTCGCAGAGCAGGTCGAAGACCAGATCTACCACTACATTCTGGATACCCCCATCGAACCGGGCGCAAAGCTGCCCAACGAGTTTGCTCTGGGCGAAAAGTTCCGCGTGGGGCGCAGCACCATCCGGGAGGCTATCAAGCTGCTGTCCAGCAAGGGCATCGTGGAGGTGCGGCAGGGCTCCGGCACCTATGTGGTGACCACGGTCAAGGGGCTTTCCGACCCGCTGAACCTTCGCAGCGTGCAGGACAAGAATGCGCTGGCCTTTGATCTGGTAAACGTCCGTCTGCTGCTGGAACCGGGCATTGCGGAGATGGCCGCGCAGAACGCCACCCCGGAGGATATTGAGCGACTGCGGCGGCTCTGTGAGCGGGTGGAGACGAAGATCCGTGACGGCGAACGCTATATCGAGGACGACATCGCTTTCCACACCTGCATCGCAGAGAGCAGCAAAAATCTGGTGGTGGGGCAGTTGATCCCCATCATCGACACGGCGGTGATGATGTTTGTCAACGTCACCCACAAAAAGCTCATCGACGAGACCATCATGACCCACCGGATGATCACAGAGGCCATTACCAACCACGACCCCCTCGGAGCAAGATCCGCCATGGTGATGCACCTGAACTTCAACCGTACCTATATCAAAAAGGTCTACGATGGTGAGGACCCCGACGACGGCACCATCGGGATGGCCGCCTTTGTCAAATGA
- the rlmD gene encoding 23S rRNA (uracil(1939)-C(5))-methyltransferase RlmD, whose amino-acid sequence MDCKLRTQNCGGCPMLSTEYAEQLKKKESAVRALLGKYGPVAPIRGMETPYHYRNKVISTFAPAPGGKLTSGIYAAHTHKVLPVESCLLQDEVLDKVMLAVRAAANTCRYQPFHEDKGTGLLRHCLLRRGVATGQVMVVLVTAQPVLPGAKNFIKALLTEAEKRGVPVTTVVQNYNPRRTSVVLGEDEKVLYGKGFILDTLCGKTYALSPRSFYQVNPIQTAVLYGLAVDAARLTGREVVLDAYCGIGTIGLTASDKARQVVGVELNRDAVRDAIGNAKHNGVKNARFFAADATAWIREAADAGQKADVVFMDPPREGSTPAFLESVARMAPKRIVYVSCNPETMARDLALLTQKGYRAEGFTPVDMFPHSAHCEVVCALSRTSSGKR is encoded by the coding sequence ATGGATTGCAAACTGCGCACCCAAAACTGCGGCGGCTGCCCGATGCTGAGCACCGAATACGCCGAACAGCTCAAAAAGAAAGAATCCGCCGTCCGCGCCCTGCTGGGCAAATACGGCCCTGTCGCCCCCATCCGGGGGATGGAGACGCCCTATCACTACCGCAATAAAGTGATCTCCACCTTTGCACCCGCCCCCGGTGGAAAACTCACCTCCGGCATCTACGCGGCCCACACCCACAAGGTGCTTCCGGTGGAGAGCTGTCTGCTTCAGGACGAGGTGCTGGACAAGGTGATGCTGGCCGTCCGCGCCGCCGCCAACACCTGCCGCTACCAGCCCTTCCACGAGGACAAGGGCACCGGCCTGCTGCGCCACTGTCTGCTCCGCCGGGGCGTCGCCACCGGTCAGGTGATGGTCGTGCTGGTCACTGCCCAGCCCGTCCTGCCCGGCGCAAAGAACTTCATCAAGGCCCTGCTGACCGAGGCCGAAAAGCGGGGCGTCCCCGTCACCACCGTCGTCCAGAACTACAACCCCCGCCGCACCAGCGTCGTTCTGGGCGAGGACGAAAAAGTCCTCTACGGCAAGGGCTTCATCCTCGACACCCTCTGCGGCAAGACCTACGCCCTCAGCCCCCGCAGCTTCTATCAGGTCAACCCCATCCAGACCGCCGTGCTCTACGGGCTGGCCGTGGACGCCGCCCGCCTCACCGGCAGAGAGGTCGTCCTCGACGCCTACTGCGGCATCGGCACCATCGGTCTGACGGCCTCCGACAAGGCCCGTCAGGTGGTGGGTGTGGAGCTGAACCGGGACGCCGTCCGGGATGCCATCGGCAACGCAAAGCACAACGGTGTGAAAAACGCCCGCTTCTTCGCCGCCGACGCCACAGCATGGATCCGGGAGGCCGCCGACGCAGGCCAGAAGGCCGATGTCGTCTTCATGGATCCGCCCCGGGAAGGCTCGACGCCCGCTTTTCTCGAAAGCGTGGCCCGCATGGCCCCGAAGCGGATCGTCTACGTCAGCTGCAACCCCGAGACGATGGCCCGCGACCTCGCCCTCCTGACCCAGAAGGGCTACCGTGCCGAGGGCTTTACCCCGGTGGATATGTTCCCCCACAGCGCCCATTGTGAGGTGGTCTGCGCCCTGTCCAGAACATCCTCCGGGAAGCGCTGA
- a CDS encoding BlaI/MecI/CopY family transcriptional regulator, which yields MYGIPDRLKPLSAAEEQVLLALWDCKPPASRRDIGARLAAKGWAAATVLNFLYRLEEKGWVICTKEQNRNFYSPTVTRRAYGVFTMRQRLDTVFGGDLAQAVRALVSESGCSQSELEQAIAVLNEKHAEAEEYDLYDPYG from the coding sequence ATGTATGGCATTCCGGACCGATTGAAGCCCCTTTCGGCGGCAGAGGAGCAGGTGCTTCTGGCCCTGTGGGACTGCAAGCCGCCTGCGTCGCGGCGGGACATCGGGGCGCGTCTGGCCGCAAAAGGCTGGGCCGCTGCCACCGTGCTGAATTTTTTGTACCGGCTGGAAGAAAAAGGCTGGGTCATCTGCACCAAGGAGCAGAATCGCAACTTCTACTCCCCCACCGTCACCCGCCGGGCCTACGGCGTCTTCACCATGCGCCAGCGTCTGGACACCGTCTTCGGCGGCGACCTCGCACAGGCCGTGCGGGCGCTGGTGAGCGAGAGCGGCTGCTCCCAGAGCGAACTGGAACAGGCCATCGCCGTGCTGAACGAAAAGCACGCAGAGGCGGAAGAATACGATCTGTACGACCCCTACGGTTAG
- the serC gene encoding 3-phosphoserine/phosphohydroxythreonine transaminase: MARVYNFSAGPSMLPEKVLKQAQAELLEYGDSGQSVMEMSHRSKWFDAIITDTEATLRRVMNIPDNYKVGFFQGGATQQFAMVPLNFMTTGKADYIVTGNFSNLAAKEAAKFGEAKIVASSKDRNFTYIPDVNAIDYDKDASYIHICQNNTIFGTQYVELPQVEGVPLVADMSSMILSKPVDVTKYGCIYFGVQKNVAPAGMAIAIVRDDLLGHAADTVPTMMNYTTLLAKDSMYNTPPCWCIYMTGLVLKYLENDIGGLAKMQEINEAKAKVLYDYLDGQDFFKNPVEHRYRSTMNVTFTSPDPDLDKKFCAEAADAGFVNLKGHRLVGGMRASIYNAMPAEGVDKLVDFMEKFRKDNA; encoded by the coding sequence ATGGCACGAGTTTATAATTTCAGCGCAGGTCCCAGCATGTTACCCGAAAAGGTGCTCAAGCAGGCTCAGGCAGAGCTGCTAGAGTATGGCGACAGCGGCCAGAGCGTGATGGAGATGAGCCATCGCAGCAAGTGGTTCGACGCCATCATCACGGACACCGAAGCCACCCTGCGCCGGGTGATGAACATTCCGGATAATTATAAGGTCGGCTTCTTTCAGGGCGGCGCGACCCAGCAGTTCGCCATGGTGCCCCTGAACTTTATGACCACCGGCAAGGCCGACTACATCGTCACCGGCAACTTCTCCAATCTGGCCGCCAAGGAGGCCGCAAAGTTCGGCGAGGCAAAGATCGTCGCATCCAGCAAGGACAGGAACTTCACCTATATCCCCGATGTGAACGCCATCGATTACGACAAGGACGCCAGCTACATCCACATCTGCCAGAACAACACCATCTTCGGCACCCAGTACGTCGAGTTGCCGCAGGTGGAGGGCGTGCCGCTGGTGGCCGATATGAGCTCCATGATCCTCTCCAAGCCCGTGGATGTGACGAAATACGGCTGCATCTACTTCGGCGTCCAGAAGAATGTCGCCCCCGCTGGCATGGCCATCGCCATCGTCCGGGACGACCTGCTGGGCCACGCGGCCGACACTGTGCCCACCATGATGAACTACACCACCCTGCTGGCCAAGGACAGCATGTACAACACCCCGCCCTGCTGGTGCATCTACATGACCGGTCTGGTGCTCAAGTATCTGGAGAATGACATCGGCGGCCTCGCCAAGATGCAGGAGATCAACGAAGCCAAGGCGAAGGTCCTCTACGATTACCTCGACGGTCAGGACTTCTTCAAGAACCCCGTCGAGCACCGCTACCGCAGCACCATGAATGTCACCTTCACCAGCCCGGACCCCGACCTCGACAAGAAGTTCTGCGCCGAGGCCGCAGACGCCGGCTTCGTCAACCTGAAGGGCCACCGCCTCGTGGGCGGTATGCGCGCCTCCATCTACAACGCAATGCCCGCCGAGGGCGTTGACAAGCTGGTGGACTTCATGGAGAAGTTCCGCAAGGATAATGCGTAA
- a CDS encoding phosphoglycerate dehydrogenase, whose amino-acid sequence MFTIKTLNAISPVGLAKLNKNLFDVSVDADAPDGILVRSADLLNTTFNDGLLAIARAGAGVNNIPLDRCSEQGIVVFNTPGANANAVAELVIGMLIAGSRNVPAAAQWTQGLAGDPAMAKSVEKGKKQFVGNEIKGKTLGVIGLGAIGSRVANCAIELGMEVYGYDPYISIDAAWNLSSQVRHCVNLNDMLPLCDYITIHVPYLPTTKDTINAQTLALCKDGVKLLNYARGELVNTDALLEALDTGKVSGYMTDFPSEALLGRPGVICTPHLGASTPEAEDNCAVMAAQEISDYLKNGNITHSVNMPEVHQPRAGGKRICIIHKNEPGMISQITALTTEAGLNIENMVNKSKKNMAYTMLDATGAVDAALAAKLSAIPAVIRVRIL is encoded by the coding sequence ATGTTTACGATAAAAACCCTGAACGCCATCAGCCCGGTGGGTCTGGCAAAGCTGAACAAGAACCTCTTCGATGTGTCGGTGGACGCTGACGCCCCGGACGGCATCCTCGTCCGCAGCGCTGACCTGCTGAACACCACCTTCAACGACGGCCTGCTGGCCATCGCCCGCGCCGGTGCAGGCGTCAACAACATCCCCCTCGACCGGTGCAGTGAGCAGGGCATCGTGGTCTTCAACACCCCCGGCGCCAACGCCAACGCCGTGGCCGAGCTGGTCATCGGAATGCTCATCGCAGGCAGCCGCAACGTGCCCGCCGCTGCCCAGTGGACGCAGGGCCTTGCCGGAGATCCCGCCATGGCAAAGAGCGTGGAGAAGGGCAAGAAGCAGTTCGTGGGCAACGAGATCAAGGGCAAGACCCTCGGCGTCATCGGTCTGGGTGCCATCGGCTCCCGCGTCGCCAACTGTGCTATCGAGCTGGGCATGGAGGTCTACGGCTACGACCCCTACATCTCCATCGATGCTGCGTGGAATCTGAGCAGTCAGGTCCGCCACTGCGTCAACCTGAACGATATGCTGCCTCTCTGCGACTACATCACCATCCATGTGCCCTATCTGCCCACCACCAAGGACACCATCAACGCCCAGACGCTGGCCCTCTGCAAAGACGGTGTCAAGCTGCTGAACTATGCCCGCGGCGAGCTGGTCAACACCGACGCCCTGCTGGAGGCCCTCGACACCGGCAAGGTGTCCGGCTACATGACCGACTTCCCCTCCGAGGCCCTGCTGGGCCGTCCGGGCGTCATCTGCACGCCCCATCTGGGCGCGTCCACCCCGGAAGCGGAGGACAACTGCGCCGTCATGGCCGCGCAGGAGATCAGCGACTACCTCAAGAACGGCAATATCACCCATTCGGTGAATATGCCCGAGGTGCACCAGCCCCGCGCCGGAGGCAAGCGCATCTGCATCATCCACAAGAATGAGCCGGGCATGATCAGCCAGATCACTGCCCTGACCACCGAGGCGGGCCTGAACATCGAGAACATGGTCAACAAGAGCAAGAAGAACATGGCCTACACCATGCTGGACGCCACCGGCGCAGTGGACGCCGCGCTGGCTGCAAAGCTCTCGGCGATCCCCGCCGTTATCCGGGTGCGCATCCTGTAA
- a CDS encoding J domain-containing protein: protein MRDPYEVLGIQRGATDDEIKKAYRAKCKRWHPDLNPNDPTAEEHFKEVQAAYDAITKGETGPQMGGPSGYGQQSYGGYQQGYSGYQQGYGSNGWQQGDFDFGFDPFGFGFGFGGYQQQSGASYSGSDGPEMQAARNFVSNGRYAEARRVLDGMNSRSARWYYLSSLANQGLGNSIDALQDARRAVQLDPNNTEYQMHLRRMQNPGQTYRTQTTYAQPGGLMRWCWSMILLNLLCNCCCGGGWGWRFRM from the coding sequence ATGAGAGATCCCTATGAGGTGCTGGGCATCCAGCGCGGCGCGACCGACGACGAGATAAAGAAAGCCTATCGGGCCAAGTGCAAGCGCTGGCACCCCGACCTGAACCCCAACGACCCCACCGCAGAGGAGCACTTCAAGGAGGTGCAGGCGGCTTATGACGCCATCACCAAGGGCGAGACCGGGCCTCAGATGGGCGGCCCGTCCGGCTATGGCCAGCAGAGCTACGGCGGCTATCAGCAGGGGTACAGCGGCTACCAGCAGGGCTACGGCTCAAACGGCTGGCAGCAGGGCGATTTCGACTTCGGGTTCGACCCCTTTGGCTTTGGGTTCGGCTTCGGCGGCTATCAGCAGCAGAGCGGGGCCAGCTATTCCGGCTCGGACGGCCCCGAGATGCAGGCGGCCCGCAACTTTGTTTCGAATGGCCGCTACGCGGAGGCCCGCCGGGTGCTGGATGGCATGAACAGCCGCTCGGCGCGGTGGTACTACCTCTCCTCGCTGGCCAATCAGGGCCTCGGCAACAGCATCGACGCGCTGCAGGACGCCCGCCGCGCCGTCCAGCTGGACCCCAATAACACCGAATACCAGATGCACCTGCGCCGGATGCAGAACCCCGGCCAGACCTACCGCACCCAGACCACCTACGCCCAGCCCGGCGGGCTGATGCGCTGGTGCTGGAGCATGATCCTGCTCAATCTGCTGTGCAACTGCTGCTGCGGAGGCGGCTGGGGCTGGCGGTTCCGGATGTAA